A single region of the Pseudalkalibacillus berkeleyi genome encodes:
- a CDS encoding MFS transporter codes for MEAVVEQQREKQSPAIWKNRNFLFLWIAGLCSSFGLSIFMFSEAWYVVEVMGLEASLGLVFIASSIPRVLFMMIGGAVADRFSKSVIMFLSDILRAGVAIALVMWLLFGDVSIWSFVTFALIFGILDAFFWPANGGLLPALVSKEQLTRANSVIQMTSQSSFIVGPMLAGAVIALGSYVIAFSATAALLIIASIAILLIRTSKKKTETTDQENHGSQLLKSIKEGISYVKTSSFLLALILFAVFINLFLVGPLQMGLPLFVKNVLGGTSLDFSYLEGTLAGGMLIGSIIIGVLNVQKRRGLLVIIAVGFNGLVFTLFSFTSELWQSLALIALLGTTFSVINIPIIAAIQTIVKEEMMGRVMSLLSMASLGLVPVSFAITSMVLSLGVDITTIMLSGGALVVILAILIYAKVPGLRDFD; via the coding sequence ATGGAAGCAGTAGTTGAACAACAGCGGGAGAAGCAATCTCCTGCCATATGGAAAAATCGGAACTTCTTATTTCTATGGATAGCGGGGCTTTGTTCAAGTTTTGGTTTGTCCATCTTTATGTTCTCAGAGGCATGGTATGTTGTAGAAGTGATGGGTCTTGAAGCATCACTAGGACTCGTATTTATTGCATCAAGCATTCCTCGTGTTTTATTTATGATGATCGGCGGCGCGGTGGCTGATCGTTTCAGCAAAAGCGTCATTATGTTTTTATCGGATATATTGCGTGCTGGAGTAGCAATCGCACTCGTTATGTGGCTATTGTTTGGTGACGTATCGATATGGTCATTTGTAACTTTTGCGCTCATATTCGGAATTTTAGATGCATTTTTCTGGCCGGCTAATGGTGGTTTGTTACCTGCTCTAGTGAGTAAAGAGCAGCTTACAAGAGCAAATTCTGTCATTCAGATGACGAGCCAATCTTCCTTTATAGTTGGACCAATGCTTGCGGGTGCTGTCATTGCATTGGGAAGTTATGTGATAGCATTCTCGGCAACAGCTGCATTATTGATTATTGCGAGCATTGCAATCCTCTTAATCCGCACATCAAAAAAGAAGACAGAAACGACAGATCAAGAAAACCATGGATCACAATTACTCAAGTCTATTAAAGAAGGAATTTCTTATGTAAAAACGTCTTCTTTTCTGTTAGCCCTGATTCTCTTTGCAGTATTTATCAATCTTTTTCTCGTGGGACCATTGCAAATGGGTTTACCTTTGTTCGTCAAGAATGTGTTAGGTGGGACTTCTCTTGATTTCAGTTACCTTGAAGGAACACTTGCAGGCGGCATGTTGATCGGGTCCATTATCATTGGGGTTCTAAATGTACAAAAACGAAGAGGTTTATTGGTCATCATAGCGGTCGGCTTCAACGGACTTGTATTTACTTTATTTAGCTTCACGAGTGAATTATGGCAAAGCCTAGCACTAATCGCACTACTCGGAACGACTTTCTCAGTCATTAACATCCCAATTATCGCAGCCATTCAAACGATTGTGAAGGAAGAAATGATGGGAAGAGTGATGAGCCTGTTGTCCATGGCTTCTCTCGGCTTAGTACCGGTGTCCTTTGCAATTACCTCAATGGTCCTATCATTAGGGGTGGATATTACAACCATTATGCTATCGGGTGGAGCGCTCGTCGTCATATTAGCCATTCTCATCTACGCTAAAGTACCAGGCTTAAGAGACTTTGACTAA
- a CDS encoding TetR/AcrR family transcriptional regulator, whose amino-acid sequence MPRVSENYKEEKREAILDSAAQCFAEKGFSETTVDDIAKASKTSKGSIYLYFKSKEEIFHKLNDRRTEKYFEIKEQLSEFKNATAKIDYLFQYFISGKMDDNTLNHIAVQFEFWIYATKAGRQQVFDDRVERFTTFITEIIEEGIESGEFREDVQVKEFSRLFWSTLDGIVLHLLFHKDITEHRSMLRLYEQMIFKYLQN is encoded by the coding sequence ATGCCACGCGTATCAGAGAATTATAAGGAAGAGAAGCGTGAAGCTATTCTTGATTCAGCTGCTCAATGCTTTGCTGAGAAAGGGTTTAGTGAAACGACAGTAGATGATATTGCGAAAGCTTCGAAAACGAGTAAAGGCTCCATTTATTTATATTTTAAGAGTAAAGAAGAAATTTTTCATAAACTGAACGATCGTAGAACGGAGAAGTATTTTGAAATTAAAGAGCAACTCAGTGAATTTAAAAATGCTACGGCCAAAATAGATTACTTATTTCAGTATTTCATTAGTGGCAAGATGGATGACAATACATTAAACCATATAGCCGTTCAGTTCGAATTTTGGATTTACGCAACTAAAGCGGGAAGACAGCAAGTATTTGATGATCGGGTAGAACGATTTACTACTTTTATTACGGAAATTATTGAAGAAGGCATTGAATCTGGTGAATTTCGAGAAGATGTGCAAGTTAAAGAGTTCTCAAGATTATTTTGGTCGACTTTAGATGGAATTGTCCTCCACCTGTTGTTCCATAAGGATATTACTGAGCACCGATCAATGCTTCGCCTTTATGAACAGATGATTTTCAAGTACTTACAAAACTAA
- a CDS encoding GNAT family N-acetyltransferase yields MIVIERLSNCSLTDVLDAWNNGFKGYYTDMTMTIDRFLQRMVQEGFSADDSIVAFVNRVPAGIVLNGFRNVEGKLIGYNGGTAVAPEFRRMGVGKRMMEAVIDLYKQKGVDEAHLEAIHDNHAAIKLYESLGYSTSDRVFFLQQQGPIRVQPKKLDPLWAFETKAPHFVQHLDFYDCSGPWQTQWQSVGNGDALVVSENGRDIGYGLYRKVYDPYGMLSTIVLHQIEVNSSTEKREALIDTLLHKIFEPTASCKRLVINLSNQKRETFEAIRRLGFSTMVEQVCMNMGIKESIKPNATRIREL; encoded by the coding sequence ATGATTGTGATTGAACGTTTATCAAACTGTTCGCTAACGGATGTCCTTGACGCTTGGAACAATGGATTTAAAGGCTACTATACAGATATGACGATGACAATTGACCGTTTTCTTCAACGTATGGTTCAAGAAGGTTTTTCCGCAGACGATTCTATTGTCGCATTTGTTAATCGAGTTCCAGCAGGAATCGTACTAAATGGATTTCGTAATGTTGAAGGAAAGCTCATTGGCTACAACGGAGGTACCGCTGTTGCGCCAGAATTTCGACGAATGGGTGTTGGCAAAAGGATGATGGAAGCGGTAATCGATCTCTATAAGCAAAAGGGAGTAGATGAAGCTCATCTTGAAGCCATTCACGATAATCATGCTGCAATCAAATTATATGAATCCCTCGGATATTCAACGTCGGACCGGGTCTTTTTCCTGCAACAACAAGGTCCAATACGTGTACAACCGAAGAAACTTGACCCATTATGGGCATTTGAAACGAAAGCTCCTCACTTTGTTCAGCATCTTGATTTTTACGATTGTAGTGGACCTTGGCAAACACAATGGCAAAGTGTGGGTAACGGTGATGCTCTTGTCGTTTCTGAAAATGGACGTGACATTGGATATGGGCTTTACCGAAAGGTGTATGATCCCTACGGCATGCTATCCACTATTGTGCTGCATCAAATAGAGGTCAACTCAAGTACCGAAAAGCGAGAAGCGTTGATCGATACGCTTCTGCACAAAATTTTCGAACCTACCGCCTCATGCAAACGTCTCGTGATCAATCTCTCTAATCAAAAACGGGAAACATTCGAAGCCATTCGTCGACTAGGATTCTCAACGATGGTTGAACAAGTCTGCATGAATATGGGAATAAAGGAGTCGATTAAACCAAATGCCACGCGTATCAGAGAATTATAA
- a CDS encoding YqzH family protein: MKGKVVRIVEALFIKKMIDRCLIEYFGDLELSPFTNEDYDVLVEEIGTKIEQQQEEPTYVVVHDQVYQYLATQQ; the protein is encoded by the coding sequence ATGAAAGGAAAGGTTGTGCGTATTGTGGAAGCACTTTTTATTAAGAAGATGATTGATCGTTGTTTAATAGAATATTTTGGAGATCTAGAATTATCCCCCTTCACAAATGAAGATTATGACGTATTAGTTGAAGAAATTGGTACAAAGATAGAACAACAACAAGAAGAACCAACTTATGTCGTCGTACATGACCAAGTTTATCAATACTTGGCAACACAGCAATAA
- a CDS encoding SDR family NAD(P)-dependent oxidoreductase, translated as MSVAKVVVITGASSGIGAEMAKMIAAKGWTPVLMARSIEKLEYLRNEIQNDFKVKAYSYQLDVQDLPQIEQVFNRIEKEVGSIDVLINNAGYGIFDYFLDAKMEDVKGMFDTNVIGLMACTKVVLPEMVERRSGHIINIASQAAKLATTKGSGYAATKHAVLGFTNSLRMEVKDYGIHVTTVNPGPIRTNFFKVADKSGQYEKNIEKWLLPAELVSRKVISTIEKPVREVNLPGWMEVGSKLYQLAPALVEKLGKKAFSQK; from the coding sequence ATGAGTGTCGCTAAAGTTGTCGTGATCACAGGCGCATCAAGTGGTATCGGAGCAGAAATGGCAAAGATGATCGCGGCAAAAGGCTGGACGCCTGTTTTGATGGCACGCTCAATTGAAAAGCTGGAGTACCTTCGTAATGAAATCCAAAATGACTTCAAAGTGAAGGCGTATTCTTATCAGCTGGATGTACAAGACCTGCCCCAAATCGAACAGGTTTTCAACCGGATCGAAAAAGAGGTCGGTTCGATTGATGTTTTAATTAACAACGCGGGTTATGGTATTTTTGATTATTTTTTAGATGCGAAGATGGAAGACGTTAAAGGAATGTTTGATACGAATGTGATCGGATTGATGGCTTGTACGAAAGTTGTTTTACCAGAAATGGTTGAGCGAAGGAGCGGTCACATTATCAACATCGCTTCGCAAGCTGCTAAGCTCGCAACGACCAAAGGTAGTGGCTATGCTGCGACGAAGCACGCCGTTCTTGGTTTTACAAACAGCTTACGGATGGAAGTCAAAGATTACGGTATTCATGTGACGACAGTAAATCCTGGTCCCATACGAACCAACTTCTTTAAAGTAGCCGATAAGAGTGGGCAATATGAAAAAAATATTGAAAAGTGGTTACTCCCAGCTGAACTCGTTTCACGAAAAGTGATCTCGACGATAGAAAAACCCGTACGTGAAGTCAATTTACCAGGTTGGATGGAAGTAGGGAGTAAACTTTATCAACTCGCTCCTGCGCTTGTTGAAAAGCTAGGAAAGAAAGCATTTAGCCAGAAATAA
- a CDS encoding MBL fold metallo-hydrolase → MNSERIHCISLPTPFAVGDVNVYLIESEKLTLVDTGPKTDEAWASLKRQIDALGFQVSDIEQVVLTHHHPDHVGLSDYFTEHSVRFITMAYNLPWLKKDPAFFEHHDAFYLTVYREMGIEKFHKKAMETVRGYLDYSCTIDVDVVVEEGDAIDGLPGWTVVETLGHAQGHLSLLRDTDGVMIGGDHLIKHISSNALIEPPPIGETERPKTLLQYRDSLMKVIDRNVIKVYAGHGKPVEHPKELVHLRLLKQEERADDILKMISQEALTGFEICQKLFPTIFLKELGLTMSETLGHLDLLKRDDRLKVVEKEGVLYFQAKEVAKHECR, encoded by the coding sequence TTGAATTCAGAACGCATACATTGCATTAGTTTACCTACTCCTTTCGCAGTTGGAGATGTGAACGTCTATCTAATTGAAAGCGAAAAGTTAACTTTAGTGGATACGGGCCCGAAAACAGATGAGGCATGGGCGTCATTGAAGCGTCAGATCGATGCACTTGGATTTCAAGTATCCGATATCGAGCAAGTCGTACTCACTCACCACCACCCAGATCACGTCGGGCTTTCTGATTATTTTACAGAACACAGCGTCCGATTCATCACCATGGCTTACAACTTACCATGGTTGAAAAAAGACCCAGCCTTCTTTGAGCACCATGATGCATTTTACTTAACCGTTTATAGAGAAATGGGCATTGAAAAATTTCATAAAAAAGCAATGGAAACCGTCAGAGGGTATCTAGATTATTCCTGCACGATCGATGTGGATGTTGTAGTTGAAGAAGGGGATGCGATTGACGGCTTACCTGGGTGGACCGTTGTTGAAACATTAGGTCATGCCCAAGGACATCTGTCGTTATTAAGAGACACTGATGGTGTGATGATCGGCGGAGATCATCTCATTAAGCATATCTCTTCAAACGCATTAATTGAACCGCCACCAATTGGTGAAACAGAACGACCAAAGACGTTATTACAATACCGAGATTCTCTTATGAAGGTGATCGACAGAAACGTGATAAAAGTGTATGCAGGACATGGAAAACCGGTAGAACATCCGAAAGAGCTTGTGCACTTGCGTCTATTAAAGCAAGAAGAACGTGCTGACGATATTTTAAAAATGATAAGTCAAGAAGCGTTAACGGGCTTTGAAATTTGCCAGAAGCTCTTTCCAACAATCTTTTTGAAAGAGCTAGGGCTGACGATGTCAGAAACACTTGGTCACTTGGATTTATTAAAGAGGGACGATCGATTGAAGGTTGTAGAAAAGGAAGGCGTATTATATTTTCAGGCAAAAGAGGTCGCTAAGCATGAGTGTCGCTAA
- a CDS encoding M20/M25/M40 family metallo-hydrolase, which yields MNKWQDQESLKELLCHLIEFPSITGSDAELAISEFIYMKLNELDYFNENPEDLQIHPTRDGRKFVTAFVRNSNQPKTVVLISHFDVVDIEDYGEWKNLAFRPKELTQEFRANFNELPQAVQEDLNNGEWLFGRGSMDMKAGLALQMSMIEKACNGEFDGNLLLLTVPDEEANSTGMMEAVEVLLDMSQTHQLEYTACLNSEPVFTRYPGDTNQYVYTGSIGKLLPGFLCYGMETHVGEPFSGINANYMASELSRALELNTDFCEAIDGEVTPPPTNLMQKDLKEEYSVQIPHVAVALYNLMVMERSVSDINNDMLTLANKVARQIEKHLYDRAMTFTQWESFQPMDHKISVFTYEQLLEKAIEQYGEAEIVRRQAYIAANFKVLGDRDLSTRLVSDLAGLCKDEGPMIVLFYSPPFYPAVSSRNNSKIQNVVGELIDLAEKKYNITIKEQHYFAGLSDLSFTSLSQPVEALKPLFGNMPLFQNGYQFPLDELQQLKIPVMNFGPLGRDAHKWTERLNVDYSFGAFHEMLPVAISKLLK from the coding sequence ATGAATAAGTGGCAGGATCAAGAAAGTCTGAAAGAGCTACTTTGTCATCTGATAGAATTTCCTAGTATTACAGGATCTGATGCAGAACTTGCAATTAGTGAATTCATTTATATGAAGCTTAATGAGCTAGACTATTTTAACGAAAACCCTGAAGACTTACAAATACACCCAACACGAGATGGACGTAAGTTTGTAACAGCATTTGTGCGGAATAGTAATCAGCCGAAAACAGTCGTACTCATTAGCCACTTTGATGTAGTTGATATAGAGGATTACGGAGAATGGAAGAACCTAGCCTTTCGCCCTAAGGAGCTTACTCAAGAATTCCGTGCCAATTTCAATGAGCTACCTCAAGCTGTACAGGAGGATTTAAATAACGGTGAATGGTTATTTGGTAGAGGTTCCATGGATATGAAGGCAGGGCTCGCACTGCAAATGTCCATGATTGAAAAAGCTTGTAACGGGGAATTCGATGGTAATCTATTACTCCTAACCGTTCCAGACGAAGAAGCGAACTCTACAGGTATGATGGAAGCTGTGGAGGTTTTACTTGATATGTCTCAAACGCACCAGCTTGAGTATACAGCATGCCTGAACTCAGAGCCTGTTTTCACACGTTATCCTGGTGATACGAACCAATATGTATACACAGGATCAATCGGAAAATTACTTCCAGGGTTTTTATGCTATGGAATGGAAACGCATGTCGGAGAACCCTTTTCAGGAATTAATGCAAACTATATGGCATCTGAGCTTTCAAGAGCCCTAGAATTAAATACTGATTTTTGTGAAGCCATTGACGGAGAGGTCACACCTCCACCAACGAATTTAATGCAGAAAGATCTTAAAGAAGAATATTCTGTGCAAATTCCTCATGTAGCTGTAGCCTTGTACAATTTGATGGTGATGGAAAGATCCGTTTCTGACATCAACAATGATATGCTTACATTAGCGAATAAAGTCGCAAGGCAAATTGAAAAGCATTTGTACGATCGAGCGATGACCTTTACACAATGGGAATCGTTTCAACCGATGGATCACAAGATATCCGTGTTCACCTATGAACAGTTACTTGAAAAAGCGATAGAACAGTACGGAGAAGCGGAGATTGTTCGTCGACAAGCTTACATTGCAGCGAACTTTAAGGTGCTAGGGGACAGAGATTTATCCACTCGCTTAGTATCCGATCTTGCAGGACTTTGTAAAGACGAAGGACCAATGATCGTCCTATTTTACAGTCCACCCTTTTATCCAGCTGTATCGTCCAGAAACAACTCGAAAATCCAGAACGTCGTTGGAGAATTAATCGACCTCGCTGAGAAGAAGTATAATATAACTATTAAAGAACAGCACTATTTTGCAGGACTGTCAGATTTAAGCTTCACGAGCTTATCACAGCCTGTTGAAGCACTGAAACCATTGTTTGGAAATATGCCGTTATTTCAAAATGGGTACCAGTTCCCACTAGATGAACTTCAACAGCTTAAGATTCCTGTGATGAACTTTGGACCACTGGGACGAGATGCACATAAATGGACAGAGCGATTAAATGTGGATTACTCGTTTGGTGCGTTTCATGAAATGTTACCAGTTGCTATATCCAAATTGCTAAAATAA
- a CDS encoding glycerophosphodiester phosphodiesterase: protein MTLIFAHRGSSKYAPENTMAAFRKALEQHADGIELDVQLTKDKIPVIIHDESLKRTTGVKGLVGEYTYDEIRCLDAGKWFSAKFKYERIPSLEEFLIWMKPTTLKLNIEFKNNILPYYGMEKIVYDLVQEHGLEDRLIYSSFNHYSLKEMKKFDPNIDIAPLYSSGLYEPWNYVKSLPAESAHPHWRTLNQFMLNGFKEHEIRVRPYTINDPKRMKWLFENKIDAIITDVPDIAFDVRSGLHAPKSNKVMTALQKMNPKSFLK from the coding sequence TTGACTTTAATTTTCGCCCATCGCGGGTCAAGTAAATATGCACCTGAAAATACGATGGCTGCCTTTCGAAAAGCACTTGAACAACATGCTGATGGTATTGAACTCGATGTTCAACTGACGAAAGATAAAATTCCAGTCATCATTCATGATGAATCTCTAAAACGTACAACAGGCGTAAAAGGGCTTGTTGGTGAATACACCTATGATGAAATACGCTGTCTCGATGCTGGCAAATGGTTTTCTGCAAAGTTTAAATATGAAAGAATTCCTTCGCTTGAGGAGTTCTTAATTTGGATGAAACCAACCACATTGAAATTGAATATTGAATTTAAAAACAACATACTCCCGTACTATGGTATGGAAAAAATCGTTTATGATCTCGTTCAAGAACATGGATTAGAGGACCGGCTCATTTACTCTTCCTTTAATCACTATAGCTTGAAGGAAATGAAGAAGTTTGATCCTAACATAGATATCGCACCGCTCTATTCTTCTGGTTTGTATGAACCATGGAACTATGTGAAGAGCCTTCCTGCTGAAAGTGCACACCCACATTGGCGGACGCTCAATCAATTCATGTTAAACGGATTTAAGGAACACGAAATTCGCGTTAGACCATACACCATCAATGATCCTAAACGAATGAAATGGTTATTTGAGAATAAAATCGATGCCATTATTACGGACGTTCCAGATATCGCCTTTGATGTCCGATCAGGGCTCCATGCTCCAAAATCAAACAAAGTCATGACCGCACTGCAAAAAATGAACCCAAAAAGCTTTTTAAAATAG
- a CDS encoding aspartate kinase, translating into MALIVQKYGGTSVGSIERIQNVAERVIETYKQGKEVVVVVSAMGKSTDQLIQMANDISEQPSKRELDMLVSTGEQVSMSLLAMALQQKGYESVSLTGWQAGIKTESVHGNARILDIDSRRINGHLATGKIVIVAGFQGITENEEIATLGRGGSDTTAVAIAASLNADKCEIYTDVTGVFTTDPRVVKDARKLEAISYDEMLELANLGAGVLHPRSVEFAKNYNVTLEVRSSIEKESGTRIEEEVAMEGNLMVRGIAFEDNVTKVTVYGLPDEMSTLSKLFTTLSDNQINVDIIIQNTNGNQTTDISFSVDSDILQYTMDVLSKFKSELRYEHIAYEEGLSKVSIVGSGMISNPGVAAKMFDVLAEGQIKVKMVSTSEIKVSTIVDSGEMISAIECLHEAFELDARQAVTV; encoded by the coding sequence ATGGCTTTAATCGTTCAAAAATATGGTGGTACTTCTGTAGGTTCTATTGAAAGAATTCAAAATGTAGCGGAACGTGTAATAGAAACTTACAAGCAGGGTAAAGAAGTGGTCGTTGTCGTATCTGCGATGGGGAAAAGTACAGACCAATTAATTCAAATGGCAAATGATATATCCGAACAACCTTCAAAAAGAGAGTTAGATATGCTCGTTTCTACAGGTGAACAAGTTTCGATGTCGCTGTTAGCAATGGCGCTACAACAAAAAGGCTATGAATCAGTATCACTTACGGGATGGCAAGCTGGTATTAAAACAGAATCTGTCCACGGTAATGCAAGAATTTTGGATATTGATTCACGACGGATCAACGGGCATTTGGCAACTGGTAAAATTGTCATTGTAGCAGGGTTTCAAGGGATTACTGAAAATGAGGAGATTGCAACACTTGGCAGAGGCGGCTCAGATACGACAGCAGTAGCAATTGCTGCATCGTTAAACGCCGACAAGTGCGAAATATATACAGACGTTACGGGCGTTTTTACAACAGATCCGCGTGTCGTTAAGGACGCGCGAAAGCTTGAAGCAATTTCTTATGATGAAATGCTTGAACTCGCAAACCTAGGTGCTGGTGTACTCCACCCACGATCGGTAGAGTTTGCGAAAAACTATAATGTAACACTTGAGGTGCGCTCGAGTATTGAAAAAGAATCTGGAACAAGAATAGAGGAGGAAGTAGCAATGGAAGGTAACTTGATGGTGAGAGGAATTGCGTTTGAGGATAATGTAACAAAGGTTACCGTGTATGGGTTGCCAGATGAAATGTCAACACTTTCTAAGTTGTTTACAACACTCTCTGATAATCAAATTAACGTCGATATCATCATTCAAAATACAAACGGAAATCAAACCACCGACATCTCATTCTCTGTAGATTCAGATATTCTTCAATACACAATGGATGTGCTAAGTAAGTTTAAATCTGAGTTAAGATATGAGCATATTGCATACGAGGAAGGACTTTCGAAAGTTTCCATTGTGGGCTCAGGAATGATATCGAATCCAGGTGTGGCTGCAAAAATGTTCGATGTTCTGGCAGAAGGTCAAATTAAAGTCAAAATGGTCAGCACTTCTGAGATAAAAGTATCGACAATCGTTGATAGTGGGGAAATGATCTCTGCGATTGAGTGCTTGCATGAAGCCTTCGAATTAGATGCAAGACAAGCTGTTACAGTATAA
- a CDS encoding histidine phosphatase family protein, with the protein MIYVVRHGQTDLNKEGRLQGRLGLPLNEEGVKQAERLREDFVEVEFDFVFSSPQERAIQTGKIATGNEPIIDKRLDVFDLGEADRLLKHEVKLAGAVPDPNVYQGVEDIHTYIERVFDFMNEIELKYGGKDVNILISGHKCTTGSIGAYFEGIPEDRNILRLSSDNGAYKTYPLNRKTSTNPIS; encoded by the coding sequence ATGATCTATGTTGTCAGACACGGGCAAACCGATTTAAATAAAGAAGGTAGGCTGCAAGGGAGATTAGGACTACCTTTAAATGAAGAAGGGGTGAAGCAAGCCGAGCGTTTAAGAGAAGATTTTGTGGAGGTTGAATTTGATTTTGTATTTTCTTCCCCACAAGAGCGAGCGATACAAACTGGAAAGATCGCAACAGGCAATGAACCTATAATAGATAAGCGTCTTGATGTGTTTGATTTGGGAGAAGCAGATCGTTTGTTAAAACATGAAGTTAAACTAGCTGGTGCCGTACCTGATCCAAATGTTTATCAAGGGGTTGAAGATATTCATACATACATCGAAAGAGTGTTTGATTTTATGAATGAAATAGAACTTAAGTATGGTGGAAAGGATGTTAACATCTTAATTTCGGGGCACAAATGTACAACCGGAAGTATCGGTGCCTATTTTGAAGGGATTCCTGAGGACCGAAACATTTTAAGGCTATCATCGGATAATGGAGCGTACAAAACGTATCCACTCAACAGGAAGACTAGTACGAATCCAATCTCATAA
- a CDS encoding pyridoxamine 5'-phosphate oxidase family protein yields MDKDRFKKCVTSQEELKLLVGSPSEKAKKKVMDCLDHHCRQFIEKSPFLVMATSDENGRCDSSPRGDAPGFVHVIDDYHLVIPERPGNKRVDSLLNILSNPHIGLLFVIPGLEETLRVNGQAVITEDEQILNEMQVNGKAPILGTIVKVDECFIHCAKAFKRSKLWDSKTWLDQAERPNPAKMLHAHVNLPGLSEEKIAAELQESYRNRLY; encoded by the coding sequence ATGGACAAGGACAGATTCAAGAAATGCGTGACTAGTCAAGAAGAGCTTAAGCTTTTAGTAGGAAGTCCTAGTGAAAAAGCGAAGAAAAAAGTAATGGATTGCTTAGACCATCACTGCAGACAGTTTATTGAGAAGTCTCCTTTTCTCGTGATGGCTACTTCAGATGAGAATGGCAGGTGCGATAGTTCGCCAAGAGGTGACGCACCTGGATTCGTGCATGTAATAGATGATTACCATTTAGTCATTCCAGAACGACCAGGAAATAAGCGAGTCGATTCATTGCTTAACATTTTATCTAATCCTCATATCGGACTCCTATTTGTTATTCCAGGGTTAGAAGAGACTTTACGCGTTAACGGGCAAGCAGTGATTACAGAGGATGAGCAAATTCTAAATGAAATGCAGGTGAACGGAAAAGCGCCTATATTAGGAACGATTGTCAAAGTGGATGAGTGCTTTATACATTGTGCGAAAGCCTTTAAACGATCCAAGCTTTGGGATTCTAAAACTTGGCTCGATCAAGCAGAGCGCCCTAATCCAGCAAAAATGTTGCATGCGCATGTTAACTTACCCGGCTTATCTGAAGAGAAAATTGCAGCTGAATTACAAGAAAGCTATCGAAACAGACTGTACTAA
- a CDS encoding SRPBCC family protein, whose translation MMNVTKMKIFKPTSEVFEAFVDPSKIGHFWFSSSSERWEQGKTITLKYEEYGAQVDIVVLEMERDRKIVYQWGENVVTLSLEEMDNHSTVIEVTEEGFNATGEELTNLLIDNKEGWVYMLTCLKGYLEFGVTQLRASLVK comes from the coding sequence ATGATGAACGTAACGAAAATGAAGATATTTAAGCCAACATCAGAAGTTTTTGAAGCTTTTGTTGATCCCTCTAAAATTGGGCACTTTTGGTTTTCATCAAGCTCTGAAAGATGGGAGCAAGGGAAAACGATCACACTAAAATATGAAGAGTACGGTGCACAAGTTGATATCGTCGTATTAGAAATGGAGCGAGACAGAAAGATCGTTTATCAGTGGGGTGAGAATGTCGTAACCCTCTCTCTTGAAGAAATGGATAATCACTCCACAGTAATTGAAGTTACCGAAGAAGGATTCAACGCTACAGGTGAAGAACTAACCAACCTCTTAATTGATAACAAAGAAGGCTGGGTATATATGCTAACTTGTTTAAAAGGATATTTGGAGTTTGGCGTAACTCAGTTGAGAGCGAGTTTAGTAAAATAG